In the genome of Thermococcus sp., the window ATAAGAGAGCCGAAAAAACACGGGTGGGAGAGCGTATGGTTAGCAAGCTGCTGGCCCTCGAAGCCTACCCCAACCTCAAAGACCTCGACTTCAGGTTACTCCGGGCCGTTGAGCTCAAGATGAGGCACCACCGCTGGGTGCCCCTTGAGGAGATAGCGAAGTTCGCGAGGCTCGACGTTGAGACCGCATCATTCAGGCTCGGAAGGCTTGACGACTGGGGCCTCGTGAGGCGCAGGAGCGACATAGGCTACATAGGTTACCAGCTCACGATACACGGCTACGACACCCTGGCCATAAGGGCCCTCGCCAGAAAAGGCGTCATCGAGGCGATAAGCACGACCCAGATAGGCGTCGGAAAGGACGCGGACGTTTACGTCGGGATAACGCCCTCCGGAGAGAGGGTCGCGGTCAAGTTCAACAGGATAGGCGGGAGAACCGCATCGAGGAAAGCTGGCTACCACTCCAGCGTCTTCCGCGACAAGCATCACACGAGCTGGCTCTACGTTTCGAGGCTCATAGCGAGGAAGGAATACGACGCCCTGGTGCTCTTGAACCCGATAGCGAGCGTCCCCAAACCAATAGCCTGGAACAGGCACGTCATCGTGATGGAGTTCATCGACGGAAAAGAGCTCGCAGAGCTCCGCGACACGGATTTAAGCAGGGAAGAGGCGAGGGAGACCCTCGATAAGGTGCTGGAGGAATACCTGAAGATCGTCCGCTTCGGAATAGTGCACTCCGACTTAAGCGAGTTCAACGTCGTCCTGCTGAGGGATGGCGGGATTATGATAATCGACTGGGCCCAGTACCTCCCAACGGCCGACCCTGAGAGCTACGAACTCCTGAAGAGGGACATAACGGTCATACTCAACGCCTTCAGGAGGAG includes:
- a CDS encoding serine/threonine-protein kinase RIO2 codes for the protein MVSKLLALEAYPNLKDLDFRLLRAVELKMRHHRWVPLEEIAKFARLDVETASFRLGRLDDWGLVRRRSDIGYIGYQLTIHGYDTLAIRALARKGVIEAISTTQIGVGKDADVYVGITPSGERVAVKFNRIGGRTASRKAGYHSSVFRDKHHTSWLYVSRLIARKEYDALVLLNPIASVPKPIAWNRHVIVMEFIDGKELAELRDTDLSREEARETLDKVLEEYLKIVRFGIVHSDLSEFNVVLLRDGGIMIIDWAQYLPTADPESYELLKRDITVILNAFRRRWGVRIPFEEVWPEFKSAWKESRGEGDGD